One Equus quagga isolate Etosha38 chromosome 5, UCLA_HA_Equagga_1.0, whole genome shotgun sequence genomic window carries:
- the DYNLT4 gene encoding dynein light chain Tctex-type 4 produces MAGRPVLPGLREEETAKDPGPKLSPVRPPGRLPSIDEARPAGPGPASRRSSILGLVSSFSRRNSLAGPGPGPGVRRPSLGPVPPLGSRVSFSGLPLAPTHRLAPSYRMEPAPGQRWEVARAQRALEAALAAGLRDARYSGAEAGPLARELCELVRVRVRELSPPRYKLVCSVVLGPRSGQGVRVVSRALWDATRDGLASATFTNATLFAVATVHGLYCE; encoded by the coding sequence ATGGCTGGCAGGCCTGTGCTCCCCGGACTCCGGGAGGAGGAGACTGCCAAAGATCCTGGGCCGAAACTGTCACCGGTGCGGCCCCCAGGCCGCCTGCCCAGCATTGATGAGGCCCGACCAGCAGGCCCGGGCCCGGCCTCCCGCCGCAGCTCCATACTGGGCCTGGTCTCGTCCTTTTCACGCCGCAACTCACTGGCCGGACCAGGCCCGGGTCCCGGGGTTCGGCGTCCGTCGCTGGGCCCCGTGCCCCCTCTAGGTTCGCGGGTCAGCTTCTCGGGGTTGCCCCTGGCGCCGACGCATCGCCTGGCGCCCTCTTACCGCATGGAGCCGGCGCCAGGGCAGCGCTGGGAGGTCGCGCGCGCGCAGCGGGCACTGGAGGCGGCGCTGGCCGCGGGGCTGCGCGACGCGCGCTACTCGGGCGCCGAGGCCGGGCCGCTGGCGCGGGAGCTGTGCGAGCTGGTGCGCGTGCGCGTGCGCGAGCTCAGCCCGCCGCGCTACAAGCTGGTGTGCAGCGTGGTGCTGGGGCCGCGCAGCGGCCAGGGTGTGCGCGTGGTCAGCCGCGCGCTCTGGGACGCGACGCGCGACGGGCTGGCCTCCGCCACGTTCACCAACGCCACGCTCTTCGCCGTGGCCACGGTCCACGGGCTCTACTGCGAGTGA